The following are encoded in a window of Lagenorhynchus albirostris chromosome 3, mLagAlb1.1, whole genome shotgun sequence genomic DNA:
- the BTF3 gene encoding transcription factor BTF3 isoform X3: protein MRRTGAPTQADSRGRGRARGGCPGGEATPSLPPPRGGTRGQEPQMKETIMNQEKLAKLQAQVRIGGKGTARRKKKVVHRTATADDKKLQFSLKKLGVNNISGIEEVNMFTNQGTVIHFNNPKVQASLAANTFTITGHAETKQLTEMLPSILNQLGADSLTSLRRLAEALPKQSVDGKAPLATGEDDDDEVPAGLRASIVCDECNYETSIFLRGTICSRLIFTMTAVQPAVTEQGGWQASRAVLTQEAQSL from the exons ATGCGACGGACAGGCGCACCCACTCAGGCTGACTCTCGGGGTCGAGGTCGGGCCAGGGGCGGCTGCCCTGGGGGCGAGGCGACGCCGTCTCTTCCTCCACCTCGCGGCGGAACCCGAGGACAGGAGCCTCAG ATGAAAGAAACTATCATGAACCAGGAGAAACTCGCCAAACTGCAGGCACAAGTGCGCATTGGTGGGAAA GGAACTGCTCGCAGAAAGAAGAAGGTGGTTCATAGAACAGCCACAGCAGACGACAAAAAACTTCAGTTCTCTCTAAAGAAGTTAGGGGTAAACAATATCTCTGGTATTGAAGAG gtgaaTATGTTCACAAACCAAGGAACAGTGATCCACTTTAACAACCCTAAAGTTCAGGCATCTCTGGCAGCAAACACTTTCACCATTACAGGCCATGCTGAGACAAAGCAGCTGACAGAAATGCTCCCCAGCATCTTAAACCAGCTTGGCGCAGACAGTCTGACCAGTTTAAGGAGACTGGCTGAAGCTCTGCCCAAACAAT CTGTGGATGGAAAAGCACCACTTGCTACTGgagaggatgatgatgatgaagttCCAG CAGGCCTCAGAGCTTCCATAGTTTGTGATGAGTGTAATTATGAGACTAGTATATTCCTTCGTGG CACAATATGTAGCAGACTCATCTTCACCATGACTGCAGTCCAGCCTGCCGTTACAGAGCAGGGAGGGTGGCAAGCAAGTAGAGCGGTCCTCACACAAGAAGCCCAGTCGCTGTGA
- the BTF3 gene encoding transcription factor BTF3 isoform X1, with product MRRTGAPTQADSRGRGRARGGCPGGEATPSLPPPRGGTRGQEPQMKETIMNQEKLAKLQAQVRIGGKGTARRKKKVVHRTATADDKKLQFSLKKLGVNNISGIEEVNMFTNQGTVIHFNNPKVQASLAANTFTITGHAETKQLTEMLPSILNQLGADSLTSLRRLAEALPKQSVDGKAPLATGEDDDDEVPDLVENFDEASKNEAN from the exons ATGCGACGGACAGGCGCACCCACTCAGGCTGACTCTCGGGGTCGAGGTCGGGCCAGGGGCGGCTGCCCTGGGGGCGAGGCGACGCCGTCTCTTCCTCCACCTCGCGGCGGAACCCGAGGACAGGAGCCTCAG ATGAAAGAAACTATCATGAACCAGGAGAAACTCGCCAAACTGCAGGCACAAGTGCGCATTGGTGGGAAA GGAACTGCTCGCAGAAAGAAGAAGGTGGTTCATAGAACAGCCACAGCAGACGACAAAAAACTTCAGTTCTCTCTAAAGAAGTTAGGGGTAAACAATATCTCTGGTATTGAAGAG gtgaaTATGTTCACAAACCAAGGAACAGTGATCCACTTTAACAACCCTAAAGTTCAGGCATCTCTGGCAGCAAACACTTTCACCATTACAGGCCATGCTGAGACAAAGCAGCTGACAGAAATGCTCCCCAGCATCTTAAACCAGCTTGGCGCAGACAGTCTGACCAGTTTAAGGAGACTGGCTGAAGCTCTGCCCAAACAAT CTGTGGATGGAAAAGCACCACTTGCTACTGgagaggatgatgatgatgaagttCCAG atCTTGTGGAGAATTTTGATGAGGCTTCCAAAAATGAAGCAAACTGA
- the BTF3 gene encoding transcription factor BTF3 isoform X2, whose translation MKETIMNQEKLAKLQAQVRIGGKGTARRKKKVVHRTATADDKKLQFSLKKLGVNNISGIEEVNMFTNQGTVIHFNNPKVQASLAANTFTITGHAETKQLTEMLPSILNQLGADSLTSLRRLAEALPKQSVDGKAPLATGEDDDDEVPDLVENFDEASKNEAN comes from the exons ATGAAAGAAACTATCATGAACCAGGAGAAACTCGCCAAACTGCAGGCACAAGTGCGCATTGGTGGGAAA GGAACTGCTCGCAGAAAGAAGAAGGTGGTTCATAGAACAGCCACAGCAGACGACAAAAAACTTCAGTTCTCTCTAAAGAAGTTAGGGGTAAACAATATCTCTGGTATTGAAGAG gtgaaTATGTTCACAAACCAAGGAACAGTGATCCACTTTAACAACCCTAAAGTTCAGGCATCTCTGGCAGCAAACACTTTCACCATTACAGGCCATGCTGAGACAAAGCAGCTGACAGAAATGCTCCCCAGCATCTTAAACCAGCTTGGCGCAGACAGTCTGACCAGTTTAAGGAGACTGGCTGAAGCTCTGCCCAAACAAT CTGTGGATGGAAAAGCACCACTTGCTACTGgagaggatgatgatgatgaagttCCAG atCTTGTGGAGAATTTTGATGAGGCTTCCAAAAATGAAGCAAACTGA